The proteins below come from a single Thermoflexus hugenholtzii JAD2 genomic window:
- a CDS encoding MraY family glycosyltransferase — protein sequence MRAQTAWLVIFLGALAIALVMTPVARAVAVRVGMVDHPASRKLHTRPIPLLGGLALYLAVLLALLLFEGRYNLPQLAGILAGATAISFLGIWDDRWGMRPLIKLAGQVLIAGVVMATGVTVSLFPWPILNLLVTLLWLVGITNAFNLIDNMDGLSGGIGAVAAAFFLLLAALNGQYLVGAMAAAVLGACIGFLRYNFNPASIFMGDAGSLFLGFLMAVLGIKLRFPNNVAFVTWMVPVLVLGIPIFDTALVVLSRLRRGLNPLTTPGKDHLSHRLVRAGLTHREAVLTLYLAQVTLGVLAMFVAMAGALESYLIGGLVVGFALWALWRLEQPPFFEPPARR from the coding sequence ATGCGTGCGCAGACGGCCTGGCTGGTGATCTTCCTCGGCGCCCTCGCCATCGCGCTGGTGATGACGCCGGTGGCCCGCGCGGTGGCCGTCCGCGTGGGGATGGTGGATCATCCGGCCTCGCGCAAGCTACACACGCGGCCCATCCCGCTGCTGGGCGGCCTCGCCCTTTACCTGGCCGTGCTGCTGGCCCTGTTGCTCTTCGAGGGCCGCTACAACCTTCCCCAGCTGGCCGGGATCCTGGCGGGGGCCACCGCCATCTCGTTCCTGGGGATCTGGGATGACCGCTGGGGGATGCGCCCGTTGATCAAGCTGGCCGGCCAAGTGCTCATCGCCGGCGTGGTGATGGCGACGGGCGTGACCGTCTCCCTCTTCCCCTGGCCGATCCTGAACCTCCTAGTGACGCTGCTCTGGCTGGTCGGGATCACCAACGCCTTCAACCTCATCGACAACATGGACGGCCTGTCGGGAGGGATCGGTGCGGTCGCCGCGGCCTTCTTCCTGCTCCTGGCCGCCCTGAACGGCCAATATCTGGTGGGTGCCATGGCCGCCGCTGTCCTGGGGGCCTGCATCGGCTTCCTGCGCTACAATTTCAACCCGGCCTCGATCTTCATGGGGGATGCCGGGAGCCTGTTCCTGGGGTTCCTGATGGCGGTCCTGGGGATCAAGCTTCGCTTCCCCAACAACGTCGCCTTCGTCACCTGGATGGTCCCGGTGCTGGTCCTGGGGATCCCCATTTTCGACACCGCTCTGGTGGTGCTCTCGCGGCTCCGGCGGGGCCTCAACCCACTGACCACGCCGGGGAAGGATCATCTCTCCCACCGGCTGGTGCGGGCGGGGCTGACCCATCGGGAGGCGGTGTTAACGCTGTATCTGGCTCAGGTGACCCTGGGGGTGCTGGCGATGTTCGTCGCCATGGCGGGGGCGCTGGAGAGCTACCTGATCGGGGGATTGGTGGTGGGCTTCGCCCTGTGGGCCCTCTGGCGCCTGGAGCAGCCCCCCTTCTTCGAGCCGCCCGCCAGGCGGTGA
- a CDS encoding SH3 domain-containing protein translates to MRRGLPILLVGLFLFSLGAGLAQLRPAARSAPPTQPARLILITRTPQPGGTPAPSLPLTPTPEGRWMRVAGTGGLGLRLREGPGLNHPTVAVLPEGTRLWVFPEPQEADGLRWYRARTAEGGMEGWVAEPYLTPEPLSSP, encoded by the coding sequence ATGCGACGCGGGCTTCCGATCCTGCTCGTCGGGCTCTTCCTCTTCAGCTTAGGGGCCGGGCTGGCCCAGCTGCGCCCGGCCGCTCGATCCGCTCCCCCCACCCAGCCCGCCCGGCTGATCCTGATCACCCGGACGCCGCAGCCCGGCGGGACGCCGGCTCCTTCCCTCCCCCTCACCCCCACACCGGAGGGGCGGTGGATGCGCGTGGCGGGGACAGGGGGGCTCGGGCTGCGGCTCCGGGAGGGCCCGGGGCTGAACCATCCGACCGTCGCGGTGCTCCCGGAGGGCACCCGGTTATGGGTCTTCCCGGAGCCCCAGGAAGCGGACGGCCTGCGCTGGTATCGGGCGCGGACAGCGGAGGGAGGTATGGAAGGATGGGTGGCGGAGCCCTATCTGACCCCGGAGCCCCTCTCTTCGCCGTAG
- the hpf gene encoding ribosome hibernation-promoting factor, HPF/YfiA family has translation MELIVRGRNIEITEAIEAYARKRIARLERFLPTISQAELELAQENTRSRDQRQIAQLTLRMTPGLLLRAEERHADLLAAIDLVVDKMERRIERFKGRREGRARAGMEETAPAAIGETEEGGRIVKIKRFEVTAMTPEEAIEQMELLGHDFFIFYNPETASINVVYRRRDGHYGLIQPELA, from the coding sequence ATGGAGCTGATCGTGCGGGGACGGAACATTGAGATCACGGAGGCCATCGAGGCCTACGCACGCAAGCGGATCGCACGGCTGGAGCGCTTCCTGCCCACGATCTCGCAGGCTGAGCTGGAGCTGGCCCAGGAGAACACCCGTAGCCGGGATCAACGTCAGATCGCGCAGCTCACCCTGCGGATGACGCCGGGCCTCCTCCTCCGGGCCGAGGAGCGCCACGCGGATCTCCTGGCGGCCATTGACCTGGTGGTGGACAAGATGGAGCGGCGCATCGAGCGGTTCAAGGGCCGGCGGGAGGGACGCGCGCGGGCTGGCATGGAGGAGACCGCCCCGGCCGCGATCGGGGAAACCGAAGAGGGCGGCCGGATTGTGAAGATCAAGCGGTTCGAGGTCACGGCGATGACGCCGGAGGAAGCCATCGAGCAGATGGAGCTGCTCGGCCACGACTTCTTCATCTTCTACAACCCGGAGACCGCCAGCATCAACGTGGTCTACCGCCGGCGGGACGGCCATTACGGCCTGATCCAGCCGGAGCTGGCGTGA
- a CDS encoding ComF family protein yields MRRISLPVRLTLPFRILEEALDLLFPPRCAGCGRPGAFWCAACAAAVIPIMPPVCPGCGIPWPEGDRCPTCRADPPRLAGIRSACLYRGPLRRAVHRLKFHGRYAVARALAPLMADGWTRFALEADLLIPVPAHRGRERQRGYNQAALLAEALAEHLSLPVHPEALRRVRATPSQVGLDHLARRANVQGVFQADPRWIAGRRVAVIDDVCTSGATLEACAAALYQAGAVTVWGFTLARVILRRSLSIPLGGAYGADRAGTEH; encoded by the coding sequence GTGCGTCGGATCTCCCTCCCGGTCCGCCTGACCCTGCCCTTCCGCATCCTGGAGGAGGCGCTGGATCTCCTCTTCCCTCCGCGCTGTGCCGGTTGTGGGAGGCCGGGAGCCTTCTGGTGCGCCGCCTGCGCGGCGGCGGTCATTCCGATTATGCCGCCGGTCTGCCCAGGCTGCGGGATCCCGTGGCCGGAGGGGGATCGCTGCCCCACGTGCCGGGCCGATCCGCCCCGGCTGGCGGGGATCCGCTCGGCCTGTCTCTATCGGGGACCCCTCCGCCGGGCGGTGCACCGGCTAAAATTCCATGGACGCTATGCGGTGGCCCGGGCCCTGGCCCCGCTGATGGCCGACGGCTGGACCCGTTTCGCCCTGGAGGCCGACCTGCTGATCCCGGTTCCTGCCCACCGGGGGCGAGAGCGTCAGCGGGGGTATAATCAGGCCGCCCTGCTCGCGGAGGCCCTGGCCGAACACCTGAGCCTCCCCGTGCACCCGGAGGCGCTGCGGCGCGTGCGGGCCACGCCCTCCCAGGTGGGGCTGGACCACCTCGCGCGACGGGCGAACGTGCAGGGGGTTTTCCAGGCCGATCCCCGCTGGATCGCGGGCAGGCGGGTGGCGGTGATCGACGATGTGTGCACCAGCGGGGCCACCCTGGAGGCCTGCGCAGCGGCCCTCTATCAGGCCGGCGCGGTCACGGTATGGGGGTTCACCCTCGCGCGGGTGATCCTACGAAGATCCCTTTCGATCCCCTTAGGAGGAGCCTATGGAGCTGATCGTGCGGGGACGGAACATTGA